The following proteins are co-located in the Paenibacillus sp. JNUCC32 genome:
- a CDS encoding peptidylprolyl isomerase, whose translation MTRQEKGLWATVIVLTACVLGMGGWMLFSGGFSQEASPPWKTGSQPVASIQDRAITEDEWVDELKKRYGREMLMTMLNRHAVALEAKAKGIDVTTAEVETEIEVMSRSYGSKERFLSEMEDQLGITESELKTETTYRLLLEKIATSDVHIEEQQIDSYLEQYPDQFRPKKQLNLSMIEVASEDEAERVMDRLENGEDFADLAAQVSLDEYTREDGGQIGLVEEDDPFLPPELLEAALSLEPGDIAGPVSLTDTYAIVYVRDIIEPQAPSEESIRKAVRKQLALEQSVSLSELERQLREKYEARISAGTVTL comes from the coding sequence ATGACGAGACAAGAGAAGGGATTGTGGGCGACCGTCATTGTCTTGACAGCATGCGTATTGGGTATGGGGGGCTGGATGCTGTTTTCCGGGGGCTTTTCGCAGGAGGCTTCACCGCCGTGGAAAACAGGCTCCCAGCCCGTTGCATCCATCCAGGACAGGGCGATTACCGAAGACGAGTGGGTTGACGAGCTGAAGAAGCGATATGGGCGCGAAATGCTGATGACCATGCTGAATCGGCACGCCGTGGCGCTGGAAGCGAAAGCGAAGGGCATTGATGTGACGACCGCGGAAGTCGAAACGGAAATCGAAGTCATGAGCCGAAGCTATGGCTCTAAGGAACGGTTCTTATCGGAAATGGAAGATCAGCTTGGCATTACGGAGAGTGAGTTAAAGACGGAGACGACTTATCGGCTCCTGCTTGAGAAAATTGCGACTTCCGATGTTCACATCGAGGAGCAGCAAATCGATTCGTATCTGGAACAGTACCCTGATCAATTTCGGCCCAAGAAACAGCTGAATTTATCCATGATTGAAGTCGCTTCGGAAGATGAGGCGGAACGCGTCATGGATCGGCTGGAAAATGGGGAGGATTTTGCGGATCTCGCAGCTCAGGTATCCCTTGACGAGTACACTCGGGAAGACGGCGGACAGATCGGCTTGGTAGAAGAGGATGACCCCTTTTTGCCGCCAGAGCTGCTTGAAGCAGCTTTATCGCTCGAGCCCGGAGATATTGCGGGACCTGTATCGCTCACGGACACATATGCCATAGTATATGTGAGGGATATTATTGAGCCTCAAGCTCCTAGCGAGGAAAGTATCCGGAAGGCGGTTCGCAAGCAGCTGGCCCTGGAGCAGTCGGTGTCCTTATCGGAATTGGAGCGGCAGCTTCGCGAGAAATACGAGGCACGGATCAGTGCGGGTACGGTTACGCTGTAA
- the hslO gene encoding Hsp33 family molecular chaperone HslO, with protein sequence MGNQKDRMLRGTALNGKVRAFAVRTTDLVEELRRRHDTFPVVTAALGRTVSAAAMMGAMLKGDERLSIQVRGDGPIGLIAAESNAKGEVRGYVKNPHVELTNIRPGKMDVAAAVGTTGQIDVVKDFGLKEPYRGSVPIISGELAEDFTYYFAVSEQTNSAVSLGVLVSPDYSVANAGGFIIQLLPGVSDEEITEIELALSKIPPITEMLEEGLDLEDILKRVVPDVTILEETEVYFSCDCSHERVERALISLGREELEQMIEEDGKAEVSCHFCNERYTFDREQLKSVLERAKS encoded by the coding sequence ATGGGTAATCAAAAAGACCGTATGCTGCGGGGAACGGCGTTAAACGGGAAAGTGCGGGCATTTGCCGTTCGGACAACCGATCTGGTGGAAGAGCTTCGCCGAAGACACGATACGTTCCCTGTCGTCACAGCCGCTTTGGGCCGCACCGTGTCAGCAGCAGCGATGATGGGAGCTATGCTGAAGGGAGATGAGCGTCTTAGCATTCAGGTTCGCGGCGATGGACCGATCGGTCTGATTGCGGCGGAGAGCAATGCCAAGGGCGAGGTACGCGGTTATGTCAAAAATCCGCATGTGGAGCTGACGAATATACGTCCGGGCAAGATGGACGTAGCCGCTGCGGTAGGGACCACCGGTCAGATCGATGTGGTCAAGGATTTCGGATTGAAGGAGCCTTACCGTGGCAGCGTGCCGATTATCTCGGGCGAGCTGGCCGAAGATTTCACGTATTATTTTGCCGTATCCGAACAGACCAACTCGGCGGTAAGCTTGGGCGTGCTGGTTTCGCCGGATTATTCCGTGGCCAATGCCGGCGGCTTCATCATTCAGCTTCTCCCCGGCGTTAGCGATGAAGAGATTACGGAGATCGAGCTTGCGTTAAGCAAGATTCCTCCGATCACCGAGATGCTGGAGGAAGGGCTGGATCTCGAGGATATCCTGAAACGCGTCGTTCCGGATGTGACGATTCTGGAGGAAACGGAAGTCTACTTCAGCTGCGACTGCTCGCATGAGCGGGTGGAGCGCGCACTGATCAGCTTGGGACGGGAAGAGCTTGAGCAGATGATCGAAGAGGACGGCAAAGCAGAGGTTTCCTGCCATTTTTGCAATGAACGATATACGTTTGACCGAGAACAGCTTAAATCCGTGCTAGAGCGGGCCAAATCTTAA
- a CDS encoding type III pantothenate kinase yields MILVVDVGNTNIVLGVYQGKKLLHDFRISTSRQSTVDEYGVLIHNLFQMSNILVSQIEGVIVSSVVPPLVRVVEEMCNKYIGKAPLIVGPGIKTGLNLRYENPREVGADRIVNAVAAVEQYGGPLIVVDFGTATTFDCIDEAGNYLGGVIVPGIGIATEALVQRASKLPRVELEKPKKVIGRNTVHAMQAGIVFGYAGQVDGLVKRIKAEMGTDNVKVIATGGMAELIAGETESIEEISPLLTLEGLRIIYERN; encoded by the coding sequence TTGATTCTCGTTGTGGACGTAGGGAATACCAATATTGTGCTGGGTGTGTACCAGGGAAAGAAACTGCTGCATGATTTTCGGATCAGTACATCGCGTCAGTCTACCGTGGACGAATACGGCGTATTGATCCACAATTTGTTTCAAATGTCCAATATATTGGTAAGCCAAATAGAAGGCGTTATTGTCTCTTCCGTAGTTCCTCCGCTTGTGCGCGTGGTCGAGGAAATGTGCAATAAATATATTGGCAAGGCGCCCCTTATCGTTGGGCCGGGTATCAAAACCGGACTCAATCTGCGGTATGAGAATCCGCGCGAGGTGGGGGCTGACCGGATCGTGAATGCAGTAGCAGCCGTCGAGCAGTACGGGGGGCCGCTGATCGTAGTGGATTTCGGTACGGCGACGACGTTTGATTGCATTGATGAAGCAGGCAACTATCTGGGCGGCGTAATTGTGCCGGGCATTGGCATTGCCACGGAAGCCCTTGTGCAGCGCGCTTCCAAGCTTCCTCGCGTAGAGCTCGAAAAGCCGAAAAAGGTGATTGGGCGCAACACCGTTCATGCCATGCAGGCCGGCATCGTATTCGGTTATGCAGGACAGGTCGATGGCCTGGTTAAACGCATAAAAGCCGAGATGGGAACGGACAATGTTAAGGTTATCGCCACGGGGGGAATGGCTGAGCTGATTGCCGGCGAAACGGAATCCATCGAAGAGATTTCTCCCCTCTTGACGCTGGAAGGCTTGCGTATTATTTACGAGCGTAACTAG
- the nadC gene encoding carboxylating nicotinate-nucleotide diphosphorylase: MMFNGYNDGLLQSIRTWLQEDIGSGDITTLTTIEPGHESKGVIHAKEAGIVAGMPVAELVFETVDPTLTFTALVRDGDVVEKGTVLAEVEGSTHRILTGERLALNLLQRLSGIATKTRSFVDVLEGLPTRLVDTRKTTPGHRMLEKYAVRVGGGANHRFGLYDAVMIKDNHIKGAGGIAQAVSRARAHIPHTMTIEVETESLAQVEEALAAGADIIMLDNMSHDMMTEAVRRIKAKSPHVRIEASGNVTLETVRGIAETGVDVISVGRLTYSFHSLDISLDLNAKKGGAEG, from the coding sequence ATGATGTTTAACGGATATAACGATGGCCTTCTCCAGAGCATACGGACTTGGCTTCAGGAGGATATTGGGTCGGGGGATATTACGACCCTCACCACGATCGAGCCGGGTCACGAATCCAAAGGGGTTATCCATGCCAAAGAGGCAGGCATCGTGGCAGGCATGCCGGTGGCAGAGCTGGTATTCGAAACGGTAGATCCAACGCTTACGTTTACGGCATTGGTCCGTGACGGAGACGTGGTGGAAAAAGGGACGGTTCTCGCTGAGGTGGAAGGAAGCACCCATCGTATTTTGACAGGCGAGCGGCTCGCGTTAAATTTGCTTCAGCGTCTATCGGGCATTGCAACCAAAACACGTTCTTTTGTTGATGTGCTTGAAGGATTGCCGACAAGGCTGGTGGATACCCGCAAAACGACGCCAGGCCACCGGATGCTTGAGAAATATGCCGTGCGGGTCGGCGGCGGCGCGAATCATCGCTTCGGCCTGTACGATGCCGTCATGATCAAGGATAATCACATCAAGGGTGCGGGCGGCATCGCCCAGGCGGTCAGCCGGGCCAGAGCCCATATTCCGCACACCATGACGATCGAAGTTGAAACCGAGAGCCTGGCACAAGTGGAAGAAGCCTTGGCTGCAGGCGCGGATATTATCATGCTGGACAACATGAGTCATGACATGATGACGGAGGCCGTGCGGAGAATCAAGGCCAAGTCGCCCCACGTTCGCATCGAAGCGTCGGGGAACGTGACGCTGGAGACCGTGCGCGGGATTGCGGAGACCGGGGTCGATGTCATTTCGGTTGGACGGCTGACGTATTCATTCCATAGTCTCGATATTAGTTTGGATCTGAATGCAAAGAAAGGAGGAGCAGAGGGTTGA
- the nadB gene encoding L-aspartate oxidase yields MIPQYLIDFELNDLPVVETDVIVIGSGIAGLYTAIMASATQNVLLITKKSLLESNTRYAQGGIAAVTAEDDSPAYHRQDTLLAGAGLCSSAAVDVLVNEGPVGVQELIRLGTTFDVENGELALTKEGAHSHRRILHANGDATGYEIVRALSIQVEMLHNIEVWDDHFVIDLITEQGECHGALVQMPDGKRVFVRGRATIMCSGGAGQLYRYTTNPEVATADGIAMAYRAGAEIRDMEFIQFHPTALSYPGAPRFLISEAVRGEGAVLRNIRGERFMPKYHELQELAPRDIVARAIVSEMEATGSTFVYLDITHESPEMVKHRFPTIYETCMQYGLDLSSDWIPVSPAAHYMMGGIKTNLHGESSVKRLFACGEVSSTGVHGANRLASNSLSEAVVYGSRIVERIKSLPKPSGDPLGVSFHLGRKDAPSQAMVEKRLKLQKVMVRYAGLRRNRDTLIRAAEELGRQLPLFQSMLSKREEYEFANMLTASLLVVQGALGREESRGAHYREDYPERNDSEWRKHIVFIRDQEMTEELSDDV; encoded by the coding sequence GTGATACCGCAGTATTTGATTGATTTTGAGCTGAACGATCTCCCGGTTGTAGAGACGGATGTCATCGTGATCGGTTCAGGCATTGCGGGTTTATATACGGCGATCATGGCAAGTGCGACTCAGAATGTGCTTTTGATTACGAAAAAATCGCTCCTCGAGAGCAACACGCGTTATGCTCAAGGCGGGATCGCGGCCGTAACGGCGGAGGATGACTCGCCAGCATATCACCGTCAGGATACCCTCCTTGCAGGGGCCGGTTTATGTTCATCTGCCGCGGTGGATGTGCTTGTAAACGAGGGTCCCGTCGGGGTTCAAGAGCTGATTCGCCTCGGCACGACGTTTGATGTGGAGAACGGCGAGCTTGCTTTGACCAAAGAAGGTGCGCACAGCCACCGACGGATCCTTCATGCCAACGGGGATGCTACCGGTTATGAAATTGTGCGCGCTCTTTCCATTCAGGTCGAAATGCTTCACAATATAGAGGTATGGGACGATCATTTTGTCATTGACCTGATTACCGAGCAGGGAGAGTGTCACGGCGCATTGGTACAGATGCCGGATGGCAAGCGGGTATTCGTGCGCGGTCGTGCGACGATTATGTGTTCCGGGGGGGCCGGTCAATTGTACCGGTACACGACCAATCCGGAGGTTGCAACCGCGGATGGCATCGCCATGGCTTATCGGGCAGGCGCGGAAATTCGGGATATGGAGTTTATCCAGTTTCATCCGACGGCGCTAAGCTATCCGGGCGCTCCCCGATTCCTGATATCAGAGGCGGTTCGCGGCGAAGGTGCCGTGCTTCGTAATATAAGAGGGGAACGGTTCATGCCGAAATACCATGAGCTACAGGAGCTTGCACCGCGGGATATCGTGGCACGGGCCATTGTCAGCGAAATGGAAGCGACGGGATCGACCTTCGTATATCTGGATATTACCCATGAGTCGCCGGAAATGGTCAAACATCGATTCCCAACGATTTATGAAACATGCATGCAGTACGGGCTGGATTTATCGTCCGATTGGATTCCGGTCTCCCCGGCTGCGCATTATATGATGGGGGGCATCAAGACCAACCTGCACGGCGAGAGCAGCGTGAAGCGATTATTTGCTTGTGGAGAAGTCTCGTCTACCGGTGTTCACGGAGCGAACCGGTTGGCCAGCAATTCGCTTTCGGAGGCGGTCGTGTACGGCAGTCGGATTGTCGAGCGCATTAAGAGCCTCCCGAAACCCTCTGGGGATCCTCTTGGGGTATCATTTCATCTGGGCCGCAAGGACGCTCCGTCGCAAGCGATGGTGGAAAAACGCTTGAAGCTTCAGAAGGTCATGGTGCGTTATGCAGGACTTCGGAGAAATCGGGATACTCTAATAAGAGCGGCGGAAGAGCTTGGCCGTCAGCTGCCCTTGTTCCAATCGATGCTCTCCAAGCGTGAAGAATACGAATTTGCGAACATGCTGACTGCATCCCTGCTGGTGGTTCAAGGCGCGCTGGGACGGGAAGAAAGCCGGGGAGCTCACTACCGTGAGGATTATCCGGAGCGAAATGACAGCGAATGGCGCAAGCATATTGTGTTTATACGGGACCAAGAAATGACGGAGGAATTGAGCGATGATGTTTAA
- the nadA gene encoding quinolinate synthase NadA — MEALALERKAEQNRELRERLMQLKKERNAIILAHYYQRDEIQEVADFRGDSFLLAQKAAQTDAEVIVFCGVHFMGESAKILAPNKTVLIPDERAGCPMADMVNVDGLRKLKAQHPNAKVVTYINSSAEIKAETDICCTSSNAVKVIQSVDSDEIIWVPDKNLGHYVQQHTDKKLIIWEGYCNTHDMLTVKDVVEMKAKYPQAEFVVHPECRPEVVAMGDFVGSTTAILEYCKQSSAKEFIVGTEDGTGYQLRLDSPDKSFHFATKFLVCPNMKVNNLKKLVRALETMKPQIYVPPVVAEKARTSLERMLQVK; from the coding sequence ATGGAAGCTTTGGCACTGGAGCGCAAGGCAGAACAGAACCGTGAACTGCGTGAGCGGTTAATGCAGTTGAAGAAGGAACGCAATGCAATTATTTTGGCTCATTATTATCAACGGGACGAAATTCAGGAGGTTGCTGATTTCCGGGGGGATTCCTTCTTGCTCGCGCAGAAGGCGGCACAAACCGACGCCGAGGTCATCGTATTCTGCGGCGTGCATTTTATGGGCGAGAGCGCCAAAATCCTGGCACCAAACAAAACGGTTCTCATTCCGGATGAACGGGCCGGCTGTCCTATGGCCGATATGGTGAACGTGGACGGACTGCGGAAATTGAAAGCGCAGCATCCGAATGCGAAGGTGGTTACGTACATCAATTCATCCGCTGAAATCAAGGCCGAAACGGATATCTGCTGCACTTCCTCCAACGCCGTGAAAGTGATTCAGTCGGTGGATTCGGACGAAATTATATGGGTTCCCGATAAGAACCTGGGGCACTATGTTCAGCAGCATACCGACAAGAAACTCATTATTTGGGAAGGATACTGCAACACGCATGACATGCTGACCGTTAAGGATGTCGTCGAGATGAAGGCCAAATATCCTCAGGCTGAATTTGTGGTGCATCCGGAATGCCGTCCGGAGGTTGTTGCCATGGGTGACTTTGTGGGAAGCACAACCGCCATCCTGGAATATTGCAAACAGTCATCGGCCAAGGAGTTTATCGTGGGAACTGAGGACGGTACCGGTTATCAGCTTCGATTGGATAGCCCGGATAAATCGTTCCACTTCGCGACGAAATTCCTGGTATGTCCGAATATGAAAGTGAATAATCTCAAAAAGCTGGTGAGAGCACTTGAAACGATGAAGCCGCAGATCTATGTGCCGCCGGTCGTTGCAGAGAAAGCCAGAACTTCATTAGAGCGCATGTTACAGGTTAAGTAG
- the ftsH gene encoding ATP-dependent zinc metalloprotease FtsH, translated as MSRFIRNSGFYLILFLVVVGIVQFVTNGGEQADAPSYNQLRQEVKANNIEEMTVQFDGYAYLVTGKYREISEEKKSENFSTYIPATDAAMQELTAASDSNNVKLSVVPMEGQSIWLTLLSSFIPLIIMFVLFFFLFNQAQGGGGKVMNFGKSKARLYNEEKKRITFEDVAGADEEKQELVEVVDFLKDPRKFNTVGARIPKGVLLVGPPGTGKTLLARAVAGEAGVPFFSISGSDFVEMFVGVGASRVRDLFENAKKNAPCIIFIDEIDAVGRQRGAGLGGGHDEREQTLNQLLVEMDGFGANEGIIIVAATNRPDILDPALLRPGRFDRQITVDRPDVKGREAVLKVHARNKPLTKDVKLDIIAKRTTGFTGADLENLLNEAALLAARRNRKDISMREVDEAIDRVIVGTEKRSRVISDREKRIVAYHEAGHTIVGYFLEHADTVHKVTIIPRGRAGGYVIMMPKEDRMLVTKQELLDRVTGLLGGRVAEELFIGEIGTGAYSDFQQATGIIRSMIVEYGMSEKLGPMQFGTSQGQVFLGRDIGHEQNYSDAIAYEIDQEMQRFINECYEKCRELLTKHSKEVHLIANTLLEKETLELEQIKNLIETGSAEGDGSGEGEGSSENGEPIIDNIGDVKVRIQGKEDGGQPTSTEEIPNNPMDSNDPAPETKDSERKDPPGGSDNGNSSLT; from the coding sequence ATGAGTCGGTTCATCCGGAATTCTGGTTTTTATTTGATTCTATTTTTAGTCGTGGTGGGCATAGTACAATTCGTCACCAATGGCGGCGAGCAAGCCGATGCCCCTAGTTATAATCAACTGCGGCAGGAAGTCAAAGCTAACAACATAGAGGAAATGACGGTACAATTTGACGGTTACGCTTATCTGGTGACCGGTAAGTATAGGGAGATATCCGAAGAGAAAAAATCGGAGAATTTCTCGACCTATATTCCTGCCACGGATGCAGCGATGCAAGAGCTGACTGCAGCCAGTGATAGCAACAATGTCAAACTGTCCGTGGTGCCAATGGAAGGCCAAAGCATTTGGCTGACATTGCTTTCATCCTTTATTCCGCTCATCATTATGTTTGTTCTGTTCTTCTTCCTGTTCAATCAGGCTCAGGGCGGCGGCGGCAAAGTGATGAACTTTGGTAAGAGCAAAGCCCGCTTATATAATGAAGAGAAGAAACGGATTACATTTGAAGATGTAGCCGGAGCAGATGAAGAGAAGCAGGAGCTTGTCGAGGTTGTTGACTTCTTGAAGGATCCGCGCAAATTTAACACGGTTGGCGCTCGCATTCCGAAGGGCGTCCTGCTTGTCGGTCCCCCGGGAACCGGTAAGACGCTCCTTGCACGCGCCGTTGCCGGCGAAGCGGGAGTGCCGTTCTTCAGTATTTCCGGTTCCGACTTCGTAGAGATGTTTGTCGGCGTCGGTGCTTCTCGCGTACGCGACTTGTTCGAAAACGCGAAGAAGAATGCACCGTGTATCATCTTCATTGATGAGATTGATGCTGTAGGTCGTCAGCGCGGCGCCGGTCTCGGCGGCGGTCATGACGAGCGCGAGCAGACCCTCAACCAATTGCTGGTTGAGATGGACGGTTTCGGAGCGAACGAAGGCATTATCATCGTCGCTGCGACCAACCGACCGGATATTTTGGACCCGGCGCTTCTTCGCCCGGGACGTTTTGACCGTCAGATTACCGTCGATCGCCCGGATGTGAAGGGCCGTGAAGCCGTACTGAAGGTTCATGCACGCAACAAACCGTTGACGAAGGATGTCAAGCTCGACATCATCGCCAAACGTACAACCGGTTTTACGGGCGCCGATCTGGAGAACCTCCTGAACGAGGCTGCCTTGCTTGCGGCTCGCCGCAACCGTAAAGATATCTCCATGCGAGAAGTGGATGAAGCGATTGACCGCGTTATCGTGGGTACCGAGAAGCGCAGCCGCGTGATCAGCGACCGCGAGAAACGCATCGTAGCTTACCATGAAGCCGGTCATACCATTGTGGGTTACTTCCTTGAGCATGCGGATACGGTGCACAAGGTAACGATTATTCCTCGCGGCCGTGCCGGCGGATATGTCATCATGATGCCGAAGGAAGATCGGATGCTCGTAACGAAGCAGGAATTGCTGGACCGCGTAACCGGTTTGCTTGGCGGCCGTGTCGCCGAGGAGCTGTTCATCGGCGAAATCGGAACCGGAGCCTACAGCGACTTCCAGCAAGCAACGGGCATCATCCGCAGCATGATTGTGGAATACGGTATGAGTGAGAAGCTCGGACCGATGCAGTTCGGTACATCCCAAGGACAAGTGTTCCTGGGACGTGATATCGGACACGAGCAGAACTATAGTGATGCAATCGCTTATGAAATCGATCAGGAAATGCAGCGGTTCATTAACGAATGTTATGAGAAATGTAGAGAGCTTCTGACCAAGCATTCCAAAGAGGTTCATCTGATTGCCAACACGCTTCTGGAGAAGGAAACACTGGAGCTTGAGCAAATCAAGAACCTCATTGAGACCGGATCGGCTGAAGGCGATGGCAGTGGCGAAGGTGAAGGTTCTTCCGAGAACGGCGAGCCGATCATCGACAACATTGGCGACGTGAAAGTTCGCATTCAAGGGAAAGAAGACGGCGGGCAGCCGACTTCCACGGAAGAGATTCCGAACAACCCGATGGATTCGAATGATCCAGCACCGGAAACCAAAGATTCCGAACGCAAGGATCCTCCAGGCGGATCGGACAACGGTAACAGCAGTTTAACGTAA
- the hpt gene encoding hypoxanthine phosphoribosyltransferase, whose protein sequence is MQNDIQEILISEEEIRAKIKELGSKLSAEYEGRNPLVICVLKGAFIFMADLVKSISVPLELDFMAVSSYGASTKSSGVVKIIKDLDASVEGRDVLIVEDIIDSGLTLSHLIELLKSRKANSVRVVTLFDKPARRTVDLQADYTGFVLPDAFVVGYGLDYAEHYRNLPYIGILKPEIYSS, encoded by the coding sequence TTGCAGAATGACATTCAGGAAATACTCATCAGTGAAGAAGAGATTCGCGCAAAAATTAAGGAACTCGGTTCCAAGCTCAGCGCCGAATATGAGGGACGCAATCCGCTCGTTATTTGCGTTCTTAAAGGTGCGTTTATTTTTATGGCCGACTTGGTTAAATCCATATCAGTACCTCTAGAGTTGGATTTCATGGCTGTATCCAGCTATGGAGCATCAACCAAATCCTCTGGCGTGGTCAAGATCATTAAAGATCTGGACGCTTCCGTTGAAGGAAGGGATGTTCTGATTGTGGAGGATATTATCGACAGCGGTCTTACGCTCAGCCATTTGATTGAGCTTCTTAAGAGCCGCAAGGCAAACTCGGTGCGTGTTGTCACCCTGTTCGACAAGCCGGCACGCCGTACGGTGGATTTGCAGGCTGATTATACCGGATTCGTGCTGCCGGATGCTTTTGTTGTCGGATACGGGCTCGATTACGCCGAGCATTACCGGAACCTCCCCTACATCGGGATTCTGAAACCGGAAATCTACAGCAGTTAA
- the tilS gene encoding tRNA lysidine(34) synthetase TilS has translation MKQDYLRTFVQHIERTAAEFDLWSEGDGIVVAVSGGPDSVALLHVLHEISKHRTPLRLICAHVHHGFRKESDQEAKMVRELAESLGLPLETAFIDIPAYMEESGKGGQEAAREKRYEFLLQTARKHNARSVALAHHADDQAETVFMRLLRGSGLSGLGGIKFKRTEKKVELIRPFLRMYKADIVELCRVCGFQYAVDHSNLQTKYRRNAIRLEVFPFLERYNGQFSSSLNQLAEIVQQEDDFVELEAAKQFRSLVQENDGRLAFDAPSFLGLHVALQRRLIKLILNYLPSDQENTDFVKIETVRHGILNDQRSNWRLDLGDGITCVREYGVIQFWPKPPEEQGQYIYILDSPDASELYVKEIGKMLTLSLKTGSESRSGSRPSAFVADFDADELQFPLTVRNRQPGDKMKIMGLNGSKKVKDILIDEKIPPSVRARIPILCDGSGSIVWIPGVRRSVHAACGRHTSRVLRMELSDV, from the coding sequence GTGAAACAGGATTATTTACGAACATTCGTCCAACATATCGAGCGTACCGCCGCAGAGTTTGATTTGTGGTCGGAAGGCGACGGTATCGTGGTTGCCGTTTCCGGCGGACCGGATTCCGTTGCGCTTCTTCACGTTCTGCATGAAATCTCAAAGCACCGTACGCCGCTCCGATTGATCTGCGCTCATGTGCATCATGGTTTTCGAAAAGAGTCGGATCAGGAGGCGAAGATGGTGCGCGAGCTGGCGGAGTCGCTCGGACTTCCATTGGAAACGGCGTTCATCGATATTCCCGCTTATATGGAAGAGAGCGGCAAGGGTGGACAGGAGGCGGCAAGAGAGAAGCGTTACGAATTTCTGCTGCAAACGGCCCGGAAACACAATGCGCGCTCCGTGGCTCTGGCTCATCATGCCGACGATCAAGCCGAGACGGTATTCATGAGGCTACTGCGCGGAAGCGGTTTGTCGGGCCTGGGCGGCATCAAATTTAAGCGCACGGAAAAAAAAGTGGAACTTATCCGCCCGTTCCTTCGTATGTACAAGGCGGATATCGTGGAGCTCTGCCGCGTATGCGGATTCCAGTATGCGGTGGATCACAGCAATCTGCAGACGAAGTACCGCCGTAATGCGATTCGCCTGGAAGTATTTCCTTTTTTGGAGCGATACAACGGGCAGTTCTCCTCCTCACTCAATCAGCTGGCCGAAATTGTCCAGCAGGAGGATGATTTTGTGGAGCTTGAAGCTGCGAAGCAATTTCGGAGTTTGGTACAGGAGAACGATGGGAGGCTCGCTTTCGACGCGCCTTCCTTTTTGGGCTTACATGTCGCTTTACAACGGCGTTTGATTAAACTAATATTAAATTACCTGCCCTCAGATCAGGAAAACACCGATTTTGTCAAGATTGAAACGGTGCGCCACGGCATTCTTAACGATCAGCGAAGCAACTGGCGTCTGGATCTGGGTGACGGCATTACCTGTGTTCGTGAGTACGGAGTGATCCAGTTTTGGCCTAAACCTCCGGAAGAACAGGGACAGTACATATACATTCTTGATTCTCCTGATGCGTCAGAGCTTTATGTTAAGGAAATCGGAAAAATGCTGACATTGTCGTTAAAGACAGGAAGCGAAAGCCGGAGCGGCTCCAGACCATCGGCCTTTGTGGCGGATTTTGATGCGGATGAGCTGCAGTTTCCTTTAACCGTGCGCAACAGACAGCCGGGAGACAAGATGAAGATCATGGGATTAAACGGAAGCAAAAAGGTGAAAGATATTCTCATTGATGAGAAAATCCCGCCGTCTGTCCGTGCCCGGATTCCTATTCTTTGTGACGGTTCCGGCAGCATCGTATGGATTCCAGGTGTACGACGTTCCGTTCACGCCGCTTGCGGGCGGCACACATCGCGAGTTCTCCGAATGGAGCTGTCGGATGTTTAA